The genomic DNA TCTTGATTGTGATTTACTTTTTTATCAATTCTATCATTAACTTCATCAATAATATATTTAGTTTTTGGTTTAAAAAAAATGTATGGTAATGTGTCTGAATTAACTCTCCAATTTTTTCTAATAATTAGTTCATTTGGTATTTTATTAGTAATAACTTATCTTATATTGCAAATTAATTTACACAATAATTATTTAAAATTTGTAAAGAATTATGATTTCAAATATAATGAACTTAATTATAAAAATGATGAAAAAATAAACAAAGAAAAACTGCCATTATTTATAAAAATTAATTTAGAAAATTCATTAAAATTAAAAAGATTAATTTGATTTATACCTTTTATTCCATTATTTTTTAGCTTATTTAAGAAAAATAATGAATTTAAAATATCATTTAAGCATGCGTTATTATTTATTGATTTTGACTTAATTAAATCTGAATCAATAAACAATGATATATGAAAATCTTATATATCAAAATTCTAAAAATATGTTTTTTAAATATTTTATAAAAAAACGTTATATTTTAAATTTTAAAAATAAATAAATTTTTAAATAATAATATTCTAAAAAAAGCATCTATAAATTTTTTAGATACTTTTTTTATTTTTTTTTAAATAAAATATTTTTTTATTGTATAATAAATATGCTTTTATGTAAGCAAAACCAGGAGAAGTAGCTCAGCTTGGCAGAGCGCTACGTTTGGGACGTAGTGGTCGCAGGTTCAAATCCTGTCTTCTTCACCACGGGGGATTAGCTCATTTGGCTAGAGCACTTGCCTTGCACGCAAGGGGTGGTGGGTTCGAATCCCATATCCTCCACCATTTTATGGCGTTGTAGCTCAGTTGGTTAGAGCATTCGGTTCATACCCGAAAGGTCAAGAGTTCGACTCTCTTCGACGCTACCAATTTTATATGGAATACATTCTAACTGAAGGACCTATAGCTCAACGGTTAGAGCAACCGGCTCATAACCGGTTGGCTACTGGTTCGAATCCAGTTAGGTCCACCACGGGTGATTACCCAAGTCTGGCTGAAGGGACTAGTCTTGAAAACTAGCAGGGGCTTCACGGCCCGCGGGGGTTCGAATCCCTCATCACCCGCCATTTGTTCGAAAGAACACCTAAAAAACTTCACATCGCGGAGTGGAGAAGTTGGCATCTCACAAGGCTCATAACCTTGGGATCACTGGTTCGAGTCCAGTCTCCGCCACCAATATGGTCCAGTGGTAAAGTGGTTTAATACGTCTCCCTGTCACGGAGAAGATCGCGGGTTCAATTCCCGTCTGGACCGCCATAAGGCCCCATAGCTCAGCTGGTAGAGCAACGGATTGAAGCTCCGTGTGTCGCTGGTTCGATCCCGGCTGGGGCCACCATATATAGACTTCGATTACGAAGTTTTTTTATTTTTTTGTTTTATTTCTTTTGAATTTTTATTATTGAATTTAAAAGAAATAAAACAAAAATAAAATGCATTAATTTTTAATAATATTTAATAAAATATTATTATATAAATTTAACTTTATAAAAGGAGAGTATATGAATGCTGATGAATTAAAGAAAACGTTAAATATGCCTAAGACTGATTTTGAAATGAGAGCTAATTTAACTGTAAAGGAACCACTTTTTAGAGAAGAATGATTAAAAATAAACCTTTATAAAAAAGTATTAGAAAAGAATAAAAATAATGAAGCTTTTATATTACATGACGGCCCACCATATGCAAATGGTAGTATTCACATAGGACATGCTTTAAACAAAATATTAAAAGATATAATTATTCGTTATAAATCATTAAGAGGTTTTTATACTCCTTATGTCCCAGGTTGAGATACTCATGGATTACCGATTGAACATAAAATGTTAACTGAAATGAAAACTAATCATAAGAATATTAGTGCAGTTGAGTTAAGAAAAAAAGCTCATGAATATGCTTTAAGTCAAGTTGATCATCAAAAGAAACAATTTGAACAATTGCAAATGCTAACAGATTTTGAAAAGATTTATTTAACTTTAGATCCTAAATTTGAAGCAGATCAATTAAGATTATTCAAAAAAATGATTATGTCGGGTTTAGTTTATAAAGGCTTAAAACCAGTTTATTGATCACCTTCAAGTCAAACAGCATTAGCAGAAGCTGAAGTTGAGTATAAAGACGTTATAAGTCCTTCAATATACGTAGCCTTTAATATTGTTGATAATTTAATTAATAAAAGCATTAAATTAAATGATAAATTAGTAATATGAACTACAACACCTTGAACATTGTTAGCTAATTCAGGTATAGCGATTGGAGAGCAATTTGAATATGCACGTATCGAAAAAGATAATGTAGGTTATATTGTTGCAAAAGATCTAGTTGAAAAAATAATTAGTGAATTTAAATGAAATATTAATGAAATTAAAATAACAAATACTTTCAAAGCTAATGAACTTGTTGGAATTAAATATTTAGGTGTTCTTAATAACCTTGAGTGTCCAGTTGTTATTGGGCATCACGTAACACTAGAATCAGGTTCTGGATTAGTTCATATCGCTCCTTTATTTGGAGAAGATGACTTTTTAATTGGAAATAAAAATAGCCTTGAAATGATAATGCATGTTAAAGATGATGGTGTTATTAATGAATATGGTAAAACTTATGAAGGACAATTTTATGAAAAAGCAAATGATTTAATTTTTGTAGAATTAGAAGATAAAAAAGCTTTATTATCTAAAAGTTCAATTAAGCACTCATATCCACATGATTGAAGAACTCATAAACCAATTTTATTTAGAGGAACTCCACAATGATTTGTTTCTATAGACAAAATTAAACCTAATTTATTAAATGAACTTGATAAAATAAAAACTTATCCAGAATGAGCTAAAAAACGTTTGATAAATATGATAGCTGATAGAAATGATTGAACAATAAGTCGTCAAAGAACTTGAGGTGTTCCAATTATTGTTTTTTATGACAAAGATAATAAACCAGTTATAAAAGAGGACATATTTGATCATGTTATATCTTTAGTTGAAGAAAAAGGGACTGATATTTGATGAGAATTATCGGCTGATGAATTATTACCTGAAGAATATAAAAACTTAGGGTATACTAAAGAAATGTATATTATGGATGTTTGATTTGATTCAGGATCAACATCAATAGCTGTAGATATTATGGAAAATGCTTCTGTTCCTTATGATTTATATTTAGAAGGAAGTGACCAATATCGTGGTTGATTTAATTCTTCATTAATAAATAGCGTAGCATATACAAATAAAGCACCTTATAAACAAATTGTAAGTCATGGTTTTGTTCTTGATGCTAAAGGTGAAAAAATGTCTAAATCAAAAGGGAATGTTATTGACCCATTAAAAATAATTTCTAAATCAGGTTCTGACATTTTACGTTTATGAGTAGCTAATAGTGAGTATACAAATGATGTTACTATTGGTGATGAAATAATGAATCAAAATACAGAAGTTTATAGAAAAATAAGAAATACATTGAAATTCTTACTTGGAAATATTTCAGATTTTACTTATGATCCTTTATTAAAAAGATCAGGTGTACACTTATATATTAAGGAAAAGTTAGAAGAATTTAAATCACAAGTTTTACAAGCTTATGATGAATATAAATTTATTAATGTTGTTAAGTTAATAAATAATTATGTAGTTGATCTTTCTAGTTTTTACTTAAATATTTCTAAAGATATTTTGTATGTTGAAGCAAAAAAATCTATAAATAGACTAATGGTTCAAACTAATATATATGAAATAACCGATTTCTTAATAAAAGCTATAGCACCAATTTTACCTACAACAGCAGAAGATGCATACAAGCACTTTAATAAAGAAAATAAAAAAGAAAGCATTCATCTTGAATCACTTGAAGAAATAATTCAATTTGATTCTCAAATAATAGAGCAATGAAATGAATTTTTTGATTTAAGAGATAAAGTTAATATTCTTTTAGAAAATGCAATTAAAGAAGGAAAAATAAAAAGAACAAATGAAGCTAAATTAACATTATCAATAAATAGCGATTTTCTAAAAGAACTTGACTTAAAACAATTATTAATGGTTGGATTAATTGAATTTTCTAATGAAAATATAGTTTCTACTTTTGAATCAGTAAAATGTTTAAGATGCTGAAATCACTATATTCCAAATCAAATAAAAGATGATGTTTGTCAAATGTGTTATAAAGTTATAAATAATAAATAGTTGGTTTTATATGATAATAAAAATTAAAAATTATTTTGCAAATAAAAAGAAACACATTAAAGAAAATTGAAAGAAAATATTATTTAATTATTTAACATTTATTTCTACTTTTATAATTTTACTTATTGTTGATCAAGTAACAAAGCATACAATTTCTTCAATAGTTCCAGAAAACACTAAATATGATTATACTTTTATAGGTTTTTCATACACTCTACATAGAGGAATTACAATAATAAAAAATATTAATTCAGTTGGTTGAGTATTTCTTCATATATTAAGTATTGTTTTATTAATATTCTTATTTTTAACGCCTTTATTTATAAATAAGACTATCCCATTATTAGCTTTTGCAACAATAGCAGCAGGAGATTTAGGAAATTTTATTGATAGAATGATAGATTATCCAAACAATGGTGTAATAGATATTATTTATAGTCCATTTTTTGAAAAATGAGTAGGCAGAGATTTAGGTATTTTTAATTTTGCAGATACATATATTATTTCAGGTGGATTATTAATGCTTATTTATGTAATTTTTACCCAATTTTTATCAACCTCAAAAGAAGAAAAAGAAGAAGAATTAATACAATATGACTTAGTTATAGATCCTATTGTTTTAGAAACAATTAACAAAAATAATAAAAATAAATAATCTTAATACAAAAAAATCTTGCTTATGAAATATAAAGCAAGATTTTTTATATTAAAAAATAAAGTAACTTTTCTGTTACTTTATTAACTATTGATTTTCGTTATTTTCGTATCTATAATCAATGTAAGCTTTTATTACTTCTTTGTGATTTGTAGGATAAAGATTTTTTAAAAAAAATAAATAAAATTTCTTTTTTGTAGAAAATAACTGATTTAAAAGATAATTTGAGCATTTATTAGCAAATATTTTTGGAAAAAATAATAAACTAATTATTATATAACCAATAAATAATAATGTTGTTATTAAACCTAAAATACTAGGAACTATATTTTTAGTATTTTTATTTACTACATGAATAATTATATAAGATATTAAAGTAGAAAACAATAAAGCAAAGACAATTGCATAAGAAGTAAAAGTAGTTATAACAAGCGCTTTAAACCATTTTTTTTCTTTTTCTAAATTTATTTCACTATTTTTAATCATAATCTAGTTTTTCTTTCCGTTATCAATATTTGTTTTTAAAATAGATAAAAAAGCTTCTTGCGGCACTTCTACTGTACCTAACATTTTCATTTTCTTTTTACCAGCTTTTTGTTTATCTAATAATTTTTTATATCTAGATAAATCTGAAGCATGTAATTTTGCAGTAACATCTTTTCTATAAGCTTTTATAGTTTCTCTAGCTATTACTTTTCCGCCTATTGTTGCCTGAACAGGAACTTCAAAATTTTGTCTTGGAATAGCTTCTTTTAATCTTTTTGTCAAATCTCTAGCTTTTTCATATGCAGAATCTCTATGAGTAATAATTGAAAAAGCATCTATTTTATCGCCATTTAATAATATATCAACTTTTACTAAATCAGTTTCTTTATACCCTATTAATTCATATTCAAATGAAGCATAACCTTTAGATAAACTTTTTAATCTATCAAAAAAGTCAAAAACAATTTCACCTAGGGGCATTTCGTAAATCAATCTGCTTCTCTTATCATCAATATAATCTAAAGAAATATAGATACCTCTTTTATTTTGACATAAATCCATTATATTTCCAATATATTCATTTGGTAACATAATTGAGGCAGAAATGTAAGGTTCTTCAATTCTATCAATGTAATTCCTATCAGGTAATAGTGCTGGATTGCTTATATTTTCAACTGAACCGTTGGTTTTATATACGTGATATTCAACGCTAGGGCTTGTTGCAATAATTCCAACCTTATATTCTCTATTAAGTCTTTCTTGTAAAATTTCCATATGTAACATACCTAAGAAACCAACTCTAAAACCAAAACCTAAAGCTTTTGAAGTTTCTTGTTCTCAAGTTATTGAACTATCACTAAGACTAATTTTTTCTAAACTTTCTTTTAATTCCATATAATCTCTAGTATCAATTGGATAAAAACCAGTATATACTACAGGTTGTTTTTTCTTATAACCGGGTAATGCAATTTCAGCAGGTCTCTCAACAAGAGTTATTGTATCACCTACACTAACTTCTTTAGCATCTCTAATAGTAGCAGCTACATAACCAACTTCCCCAGCTTCTAATTTATCTTTTTTACTTTCTTTTGGATTACGAACACCTAATTCTATTACATGGTATTCTTTATTATTTGACATAAATTTAAATTTATCACCAACTTTTAAAACACCATCAAACACTCTTATAAGCATTATAACACCACGATATTCATCAAAATAAGAATCAAAAATTAAAGCTTTAAGTGGTTTTGAATCATCAGCGTTTAGAGGGGCAGGTATATATTCTTCAATAGCTTTTAAAACTGCTTCACAATTTAAACCAGTTTTTGCACTTATACATACAGCATTTTCAGTAGGTAACCCTATAACTGTTTCAATTTCATGTTTTGTTGCTTCAATATCAGCGCTAGGTAAATCAATTTTATTAATAATAGGAATTATAGTAAGATTATTTTCGAGAGCTAAATAAACATTAGCTAAAGTTTGTGCTTCTATTCCTTGAGTTGCGTCAACTAATAATAACGCACCTTCAGTAGCAGCAAGTGATCTTGAAACTTCATATGTAAAGTCAACATGTCCCGGTGTATCTATTAAGTGAAAAATATAATCTTTATATTTAATTTGTACAGCGTTTAACTTAATTGTAATTCCTCTTTCTCTTTCAAGATCCATTTGATCTAAAAATTGATCATCCATATCATGAGCACTTACAGTATTTGTTAATTCAAGTATTCTATCTGCTAAAGTGCTTTTTCCATGATCAATATGAGCGATTATTGAAAAATTTCTAATTTTATTTTTATCCATTCAAGCCACCTTTAATTATTTTTTATATTTAATATATTAAATATACCAAAAAATAAGAATATGAATATATAATTATAGTTATTATTTCAAAATATATTTATTATTGTTATGGAGGGTTAAATGTCAAAACAAATTATTAATGAAGGCCATACAAATATTTCTTACAAAGATTCTAATAAATTCATTCAAGAAAAGAAATTAACAGGATTTAATCATAAAATAAATTATGAAATATTAAATAAATTTGATTTTGTACCTAAATTAATTGAAAATAATGATAAAGAAAGTATATGAGAATTTATTGAAGGCAAACATCCTGATTTATCAAGTGAAAATTTAATAAAAATAGCTAAATTACTAAAAATACTTCATAATTCTAAGTTAAAGTTTCCTGCTTCTAATCATGCCTCAAGAGTAAAAAAATATTTGCAAATTATAAAAGAAAAAGGCATAAAAAAACAAGTTTTGAATGACTATTATAAGCAAATAACAACAACTTTGGCAAAAATGGATAAAAATATACCTAGTCACAATGATTTGTGATTAATGAACATTTTAGAAGATAAAAAAAATAAATTATTTATTTGTGACTGAGAATATGCCACAATGGGTGATAAAAATTTTGATCTTGCTTATTTTATAGAGAGTGCTAATTTAACAAGCGAACAAGAAGATGTTTTTCTTAATGAATATGACGATTACAATTATATTTATGTGTTAAGACATAAAATATTAGTAAATTATTTGGTAATCCTATGAGTTTTAGCTCAAGATGTTTTGCATTTTGATCCAAAACCATATGAAGAAAGAATTTATGTTTTAGATAAAGAATTAAAAGAGAGATTAAATAAAAAATAAGAGGATATAATGAATGAAAAAATAAAAGAATATCAAAGTATTTTAGACAATCTTTTAGATGTATCTCCAGGCGACACAACAATATTTACAAAAGTTAATAATAAATATTCTTTTGATTTTTATAGGCAGTTTGGTGAAAACAGCTTTGAAAAAGTTTTTAATAGCGCAAATTTTAACATTCCAATATTAGAAGTTAATTTGTTGAAAATTGCAGAAGATATTAAAAACAGTTTAACTCCTGAAGAAGTAGAATTAATTTGTGAAAACAATGATATCATTTTATCTCCTAATAAAATAAATAATTTACGCAAGGATTTTGAATCAACTAAAATTGACATTTTGGATAAGATTAAATCTAATTTTCAAAAACAATCATTAAAATGAAAATTATTTTTAAATAAAGCAGATGAAATTAATACTGAATCTAATATATGGCCTATGCATTTAGGTTTTATATTTATTAAGGTATCAATTGATAACAAAAGTATTTATGCGCCTTTGTTTTTAAAAGAAGTATATTTAGAGATTAAAAATGCTAGACCTCATTTAATATCAAATGGTGATATTAAAATAAACGAAAAATTATTATTTTTATTAAATAATGCAGGATTTGATTTAAAACTAAATGACAATATAAGTGATTGATCTATCAAGCAAGTTATGACTTATTTGAACACTATTTGGGAAAATATTTATGACTTTAATTTAGATATAAAATCTTCATTTATAAATTTAATACCTGAAGAAATTACTAATAATAAAATTGAATTTTATCCAGGTTTAGTTTTAGGACTTTTTCAACCATCTGGCGGATATGTTCGTAATAGAATGATGGAAATTATTAAAAATGATGAATTAAAGAAAATTTTTAAAGTTGAATTTAATAAAAATAAATATAAAGAAAGAGTTAATGAAGTAATATTTAATCCTAAAACCTCTATATTTAAAATTACACCAACAAATTTTAGTCAAGATAAAGCTATTGTAAGTAGTTTAAATCAAAATACCATAATTTGAGGCCCACCTGGAACAGGGAAAAGTCAGACAATTGTAAATTTGCTTACAAACATATTAGTTTTTGAAAAAACAGCATTAGTTTGTTCACAAAAGAAAGCTGCTTTAGAAGTAATAAGAAATAGAATGAATTCATTAAAGCAATTTTGCTTATTTATGTTAAATGATAAAAATATGAATAAAAAGGCCTTTTATGAGCCAATAAAAGAATATTTAACATATTTAGAAAATTATAATGAAAACCCGAGCTTAAAAGGTCAAAAAATATTAAGTGATGATGAATTAAAATTCATTAATAAAATAAATTCTTTTTACATTGATTCTAGATTCAACAAAGCTACTAAATTATTACCAAGTTTAGTAATAAATAATGAATTTATATCAGAAGAATTATTCAATAGTATTTTGAAATTAGAAAGCAATATAACATTTTTTGAAAATATGAATTTTTTAACTAAAAAAGCTATGAAAAAACATGTTTTAAAATTGAATAATGTTATATATAAGCCTTTTAATAAAACTAATAAAAAAATTAAAAAAATAATTAATAAAAATTATGAATGACTAAATAATTTTGAAGGTAATTTAAACAAAATATTAACTAATATAAAATCTTTTAAAAATGATGATTATACCTATATTAAAGGTATATTAGAGCTATTAATCAAAAATGAAAGCACAACTATAACTGATGAATCAATGTTAAAGAGTTACATTTCTAGAAATATAATTTCAAAAATAAATAATTTTACAGAAGATCAAAAAGAAATTTATACGGAATTTGCAGCAACAGTTAGATTAGCTAATTTATCTCCATATAAATTTATTAAAAAATTTTCTGAAATGATAAAAATATTGTTCCCAATAATTATTGTTACACCTGATGTAGATCTTTCTGTTTGAAAAAAAGAAGAATTAGATTACGCGATTTTAGATGAGTCAAGTCAAATTTTTATTGAAAAAGGATTACCAGTTCTTTATTTAGCGAAAAAGAAAATTTTAGCAGGTGATGACAAACAAATGAAACCAAGTAATTGATTTGGTATTAGGGTATCTGATAATGAAAGCATTTATGGCAATGTAGAATCATTGCTAGATTATGCGCAAAGTTTAGCTGTTTATAATATTTTGCTAGATAAAAATTATCGTTCAAATTATGCTTCTTTAATGACGTTTAGTAGTAAGCATTTTTATAATGAAACATTAGATGTTATTGATTCGCCAAATGATAATATAAATTTTAAGCCTATAGAAGTTATCGAGGCAAATGGTTTATGAGAAAACAATAAAAATGAAACAGAAGCTGCGATTGTAATTGATCAATTAAACAAAAATTTTGATTTATTTAATAAAATTATTTTGTTATGTTTCAACGCTAAACAACAAGACTATTTAACTACAATAATTTTTAAAGCTTATCCAAAGTTTGAAAAAGCAATTTTAGAAGGGAAACTTCTTTTAAGAAATATAGAAAATATTCAAGGTGATGAAGCAGACTTGGTAATAGCTTCTGTTGCTTACGATAGTTCAACATCTATCCATTCAACTTATGTAGGAAGACCTGGCGGAAAAAACGCTTTGAATGTAGCAATTAGTAGAGCTAAAGATAAAATGATTGTAGTAAAATCTATAAAATCAAGTGATATTTATACAGAAACAAATGAAGAATTAAAAATATTTAAAAAATGATTAGAATTTTTAGAATTGCCAGAAAGCGAACAAAAAGTTTATTCTAAAAACAAAACTATACTTAATAAAGAAAAAAATGAAAGCAGCTTATTTGATGAGATTAAGGAAACTATTGATTCTTTAATTGTTAATAAACCTTATTTAAAATTAAAAATAAATGAATCAATAGGAACATTAAGTGTTGATTTTGTTTTATATGTTAATAAAAAACCAGAAATTGTAATAATGATTGATAATTATGAGTATTCTGAAAATATTGGAAAATATTTAGAACAAAAAGATATATATAAGTTTATAAGAAGTAAAAATTATAAAGCTTATTTACTTGATAAAATTAAATGAGAATTTATAAAAGAAAATCTAATAAAAACTATAAGCAATTTTGAAGAAGAATTTAATGATTATTTTGAAGAATATGAGCATACTGAAAATGATAATAAAATAAAATTAGAAAATATGCGTAGAACTCTTGCTATTTCAAATTATGAAAGTTCAGAATTTGATGAAGACACAATTGAATTAGATAAAGAAACAAATATTATGAATCTAATCGAAATAAAAGAATAATTTCAAATTAAATGTGAGTTATAAATAATAATTTCACATTTTTTTATTAAAATGAAAAAATACCACAAATAGTTATTTACCAAAATGCCTTTTTTATAGTTAGAATTTAATACTATTTTTACTTTAAAAAAATTAATTATTTATTTGTTATATAATAAAAATACAACAAAAATGAGAGGTATAACATAAAAAATTAAATTTTTAGGCCTTGTTAGTCTTGCGACACCGTTAGTTTTTTATTGCTTCATGTAGTAAAAATGACAAAGAATATGACGAGTTTAAAATTTAAATATTATCAAGAATTAAAAATGAATTTAATAATGAGTATCAAGCTTTAAATAGTGAAAGTCCTACTTTTAAAAAAGATAATAAGATCAAAACAAATTCTAAGTTAAGCTATGAATTAAACAACGGAAAATTAAAACTATTTTTTAAGTTATATAAATATAATGCAAAAAGTAGCATTGTTTCTGATTTAATATACACACTAGAATTTGAAGTTAATGAAAATTCAGAAATTACTCCTTACGAAAAAGCAAAAACTTATAAAAAATTAGATAAATATGGTAATGAAATTACAACAAAAACTTATGAAAATGCATTAGTTTTAGCGTCAGGTATGACTGTAGAAAAATTGATACCAATTTTAACTTCTAATCTTAATGGAATAAAATATATTGATGAAATAAGTAATTTTGGTACATTAAAAGGTTCAAATGATGAGTCAAATAAATTATTTTGACATAAAAAAAATATTAGAACAAAAGATATATTAAATAACCCAACTATAGATAATAAAAATAGTTTGAATTATATAGATGCCGTTTATGAAGAATCAACTAAGATTTTAACTTTTAAATATACTATAAAATATTTTCCTTTAAAATTATTTACACAAAAAATTAACTTAGAAAACAATTCATTTAATTCTTCAACAACTGTAACTGAATTTAAAGAAATAGATAAAGTTAAACAAACAACAGAAACGAATTATAATTCAGAAGAAAATCCTAAAAAAACTGATGAAATTAGTATTTCTGACGAAAATAAAGCTTTAAGAATTTTAACATGAGAGGATGATGGATTTTCTGTATGAGGTACTGGAGCAATGTTTTCTATTGAGTTTAAAATTATATTTTAGATAATAACGCTTATATATTAAATTTAGTAAAAGAAGGATCAGAACCTAAAATAATTGTTCAAGCAACTACATCAATTAATTCATCAAATGCAAAAATTATTGATTTATTAATTAATGAAGGTTTAGAACCGAATACTAAATATTTAATAGAAATATTTAAAGATAATAAAAAAATAATATTTGAAAATTCAGAACAAAATTCTATTACTACTACAAATGAATAGTTTTATATTAAAAAAGTACGTTTTTAATTTAACACGTACTTTTTTAATATAAAAATGAGGCTTATGGCCTCATAAATTATTATTTTGCGTTATTTGCAATTTTTATTAATTGTGAAAATACTTCTGGTTGGTGAATAGCTAATTCTGATAACATTTTACGATTAATTGCAACATTTGCTCTTTTTAATCCATTAATGAATTTTGAATATGATACACCTTCAGCTCTAACGGCTGCATTTATACGAGCTATTCATAATTTTCTGTATTCTCTTTTAACTTGTTTTCTGTCTCTAAAAGCGTATGTTCAAGATTTAACAACTGCTTGTTTAGCAACTTTGTAACCTATTGACTTGTGTCCAAAGTATCCTTTAGCAAGTTTTATTCATTTCTTTCTTCTAGCTCTTGTAACTGTTCCACCTTTTACTCTCATGTTTCAATCCTTTCAAAATTTTAATTTAATTA from Mycoplasmopsis maculosa includes the following:
- a CDS encoding DEAD/DEAH box helicase produces the protein MNEKIKEYQSILDNLLDVSPGDTTIFTKVNNKYSFDFYRQFGENSFEKVFNSANFNIPILEVNLLKIAEDIKNSLTPEEVELICENNDIILSPNKINNLRKDFESTKIDILDKIKSNFQKQSLKWKLFLNKADEINTESNIWPMHLGFIFIKVSIDNKSIYAPLFLKEVYLEIKNARPHLISNGDIKINEKLLFLLNNAGFDLKLNDNISDWSIKQVMTYLNTIWENIYDFNLDIKSSFINLIPEEITNNKIEFYPGLVLGLFQPSGGYVRNRMMEIIKNDELKKIFKVEFNKNKYKERVNEVIFNPKTSIFKITPTNFSQDKAIVSSLNQNTIIWGPPGTGKSQTIVNLLTNILVFEKTALVCSQKKAALEVIRNRMNSLKQFCLFMLNDKNMNKKAFYEPIKEYLTYLENYNENPSLKGQKILSDDELKFINKINSFYIDSRFNKATKLLPSLVINNEFISEELFNSILKLESNITFFENMNFLTKKAMKKHVLKLNNVIYKPFNKTNKKIKKIINKNYEWLNNFEGNLNKILTNIKSFKNDDYTYIKGILELLIKNESTTITDESMLKSYISRNIISKINNFTEDQKEIYTEFAATVRLANLSPYKFIKKFSEMIKILFPIIIVTPDVDLSVWKKEELDYAILDESSQIFIEKGLPVLYLAKKKILAGDDKQMKPSNWFGIRVSDNESIYGNVESLLDYAQSLAVYNILLDKNYRSNYASLMTFSSKHFYNETLDVIDSPNDNINFKPIEVIEANGLWENNKNETEAAIVIDQLNKNFDLFNKIILLCFNAKQQDYLTTIIFKAYPKFEKAILEGKLLLRNIENIQGDEADLVIASVAYDSSTSIHSTYVGRPGGKNALNVAISRAKDKMIVVKSIKSSDIYTETNEELKIFKKWLEFLELPESEQKVYSKNKTILNKEKNESSLFDEIKETIDSLIVNKPYLKLKINESIGTLSVDFVLYVNKKPEIVIMIDNYEYSENIGKYLEQKDIYKFIRSKNYKAYLLDKIKWEFIKENLIKTISNFEEEFNDYFEEYEHTENDNKIKLENMRRTLAISNYESSEFDEDTIELDKETNIMNLIEIKE
- the rplT gene encoding 50S ribosomal protein L20, coding for MRVKGGTVTRARRKKWIKLAKGYFGHKSIGYKVAKQAVVKSWTYAFRDRKQVKREYRKLWIARINAAVRAEGVSYSKFINGLKRANVAINRKMLSELAIHQPEVFSQLIKIANNAK